CAGCGTCGGAGTTTGATATGGAGGCACTTTAAACGTTTGGAAAGTTTGGATACTTGTCAATGTTTGATTTGCAATAAGAAGATAAAGTGCTCTGGTGAGGGCAGCACCAGCAACTTGCACAGACACATTTCAAAGTTACACCCGCATGTGAATTTGCTATCAGGCGAGGTGCTGAATCAGCCAGCATCTTTTCATACAAAGTCAGATCATCGTAGGAAGACATGTCCAGCAAAGGTCACCAAGGATGTAGCAGTTTCAGGTAAGCTTTTATACTCACTATTTGTGACGCATACCAAATTGATACTACCGGGTACTGATTCACCTAAAATTCAACGGTAAGTACCATATTTTGATACCTCTGTTGCATTCAATGTCATGTCCGGTTGCAGCCTCGACACCAGCTCAAGCAATATGCAGGCAAACAGGTATATCATAGTGGAAAGCCTATAGATAATGTTACAACTTTTCATGCCAACAAATTAAGCATgcctgatatttaaaaaaaacacctctTCTTTTcaaaatgcattattattatgcattattattattattaataattggtaccgtatcgacTCAAATGTGAAAAGTACCCATCCCTTACATGTATTGTACATGGCCCTTTTAACCAGTATATTTGTGGACCTTGTCTTTTCCCAGATGTGCTGCAGGTTTCACAGGCAACTGCAGGAGAGCGGTGTCTTTTTAGGAGGGAGCTGGAGTTGATAGAAGCTCTGAGAAGGACACAAAGGGAGGAAGCACAGGCTCTGGCCCATCAGAGGGAGCTTGTCGGGAAGCTGAGGGCTGTCAGCGCCAGAGAGGTGGCGTTCGAGAAAGAGCAAATTGAATCTCTCAGGAGAGCACAGCAAGTGGAAGCCCAACATTTAAGCAAACTGAGGGAAGAGCTGGAGACAGAAAAGGCGGCATTGCAGAGGAAATAGGAGCAgctggagaaaaaggaggaactATGGTTTTCCAGCGAACATTCCAACCTCTTTCTCACTAAAAGTGATATATCTTTTATTATGAACTAGTTTGGCAACCTTGCCAATGTCTTTcttagttttttaaataaaatatgcattttcgactggtattatgatttttttttttttagctttgaaGGTTACTTTTAAATGATCAATACAAACAAAGCAAACAATACTATTCGGGTTTACTACACATTTACGGCAACATAAATTATCAATATATTACGATATTATTTGAGAACATTGCAATTTACATTATTTATCCACTTGTTTGTAGCGACCcatagcaatatttttgcacaacTAAATTAAATAAGCAAATGTTCTTCCTGTGAGCATTTGTCCAGTAATGTATACCATAATTACCTTAAAATATAATTAATACTTTCATTATGTAGTTTCTGGTagagaatttaaaaaaacattttaaagttttttctTTAATTCGGGGAAGAAAAACACGAATTTTATTGGTAATCGCTGTGTTTCATTGAAAAGCATTTAGCTGCATGCGTTTTCCTGATCTTGGGCTCACAGGTAGCAATTTCGCACCAGTACGCAATTAATGTGATAATGCCCAAATATTACAATGTAAATATAAGTATTTTTCCATATACAATCAATTTTTGGGTGAATGAACCCGGTATTTTGATTTTTAATTAGCTGATTTGTCAAATAGTTGTGCCTAACAGACGTCGACGAGGAATTATTTTTTACGGCCAGAGTGGAAGATGGCTGACAGCGGGTCGCTCGCACCGAGACGATGCGGCTCTGGTAATCTGCCCTCTGCTAGTATGGACTCAATCGCAGCGCTGACGGAGCTGGAGGACCTGGAGAAAGTTTATCAGCAACTATGTGTTGAGGAGGTTGGTATAAAATGACATATAATGACATATATCCAGTATGTGGACGTGTACACTGCGGCCAGCTACGCTAGTTTAACTTCCGGTTGTCGGCTCGTGCTAAATAGCTCTCTTTTACCTTTGAAGGAACATCCATAGTCAAGTGTTGTACATCCATAGTGGTCTTGTTTGCTAATTCACCTTAGTATTTATAAATATTGCAAAATGAAATcctgcaatgagttggcgacttgtccagggtgtacgccgccttccgcccgattgtagctgagataggcaccagcgaccccaaaaggaataagcggtagaaatggatgaatgaaaataaaatcaTCCATATaccaattttctactgcttgtccctaatTGGCTCGCAGTGTGTATGtttcttttaaataaataaaaaatgttttttttggagTGTGTAAATAATCCTGTCATTAAGTTACTGTGAAAATGCAATTAATATTATGCCAGCTAGTTATAATGGTCAGCCGAATACAAATGTGTGTAAGCATTATGCATATATTATATGCTTTCACCGACCACAACTTCAGGTCAACTAAGACAAGATGTGGagaatattgccaaaaatatGTGATAACCATGTTTGGTTGTACAGTAGTTACAAACTTGGTAATATTTCTATTTATACTTATATCCATAACCTGTACATTTCAGTACAGTACATTCGTATTATCCCAGTAGGAGTTCATGTtcctctttttcttgtgttgattttttttcatgtagGAAGCAGTGGAGGCTGAGCTGGACCAGCTGGTGGGCCAGGAAGGAACTATTCACACAAAAATGCTGGCCCTTCAAAGAATGGggtacagtttaaaaaaatactgaCTGCTAACTGAAATTCTACATTTAATGGGGTCATAGTAGGATTTTTTCCCCTACTTATAAaacactttattgtggtctacTGTGTGTAATGGAggtcctttggtcaaaatgttggatattttatgttttacagaccatcttcaagcttcTTTTTGACATTCTCGTCACGATGCACAGTTTGGTGGACGGGCTTATTTTAGTGCCTCCCCTTTGAatgcgtcttctccccatctGCGATGTTGTAATttttactgacagatatgttTTTGAACAACGCGCcattttgtattagaaatggtaacagcagaggatgcatgtgctGTGTACATCTACAAGCCAGTATGCcccacaacaacacaacaaaagtttagagagggaaaaaaatttacttattgactacagcgtcTGCCTACAACGGTGGACTCGCAGAAAGCTCTTTGGATAAAATGTTATCATATATGGCAATATCCACTGACGGCACCAGTGCGAAAGACTTCACAAATCGGGCAAATTCGAAACGGCTCATTTGGAGCAAGTAGGAAAGCAGGCAAgattattttacaaatatttcCGCCATGCCTCTATGGTTTGACTTTAAATTTTCAggagttatgcagatcccaaatacactaaaaaacatgcacgtggggataggttgattgccaacactaaattggccctactgtctggatgtgagtataaatgttgtcaataatgttggccctgtgatgaggtggagacttgtacaGAGTGTATACCGCCTTGtgtccgagtgcagctgggataggctccagcaccccccgcgaccccaaaaggggcaagcggtagaaaatggatggatgtacaaataggtaagaaaagttgtttttgcatagtgGGTCCCCCCCTTTTGGGTCTTCTTGTGGTgatttgtcattgtttttgttcttttcttGGAAGGTTGTACTTAAAActaattttgttgtattttttaagtgcAGTGACAATAAAGTTCTATTGTATTAAGCCATATTTGAAGGTGGGTGCTTGTCGTAAAAACTGCTTCTGTCATTTCAGGCCCAACCTACAGTTGATTGGAGGAGATGCCAGCCAGCTGTCAGGCATGATCACATTTACCTGCAGCCTAGCAGAGAATGTCAGTCGCAAAGTCAGACAGCTAGATCTAGCAAAGGTAAATTTATCAAAAGACGCTTTTTAAGTTAAAAATGTACTGAtgcttgtttatgttttttgtttatttttagacaCGACTATATAATGTCATCCAGCGTGCTGATGACATACTTGATCTGAAGTTCTGTACGGATGGCGTGCAGACAGCTCTGCACAATGAAGATTACGAACAGGCAGCTGCTCACATCCACAGATACCTTTCTCTGGACCAGTCTGTCATTGAGCTGAGCAGGCAGGGAGAAGAAAGTAGGTGTCTTCTGGTTAACCTTTATAGCCTTGATTCTTGTACTTACACATACTTTCACCAAACAAGAAAATAGCAAGTAAGACGCAATAatcaatatatttttgagaatttGATGGATTGTGCAGAACGTGTTATTCACTTAACGGGTTAAAGCTTTGGCGGCACAACAGAGTGCACTTAATGGCTAAAACCAGTAGAGGCGCTGTTTTTTAACTCAACTGTTTTGTGTTTacctttgatgagcattcttttaCCCACTGCAAAAACCTTGGCaaggaaacaggagttcagaacatttaCACATAGATCCTCTCATCCTAGTAAGaataatattataaaaataacttGTGTTAGTTAATTAAGCacaattttgtctgtctatctgtgttggccctgtgatgaggtggcgacttgtccagtgtagaccgccttctgcccgtgtgcagctgagataggctccagcaccccccgcaacgcCGTAAGGTATAAGCGGTCaaaatggatggaagtataatcaaATACATAGCCCTAATAATTGTGTTTGTTAATTTTCATTGACAtatgcctatttttttttttactgtgagcGGGCCTGTTAATAACATTGCATACGTGAATGTGGAGTCAATGAATAATGTGTtgtcacttctctgtgagcgctttgagtattgaGTCGATCGAAAAGCGTTGTATAAGTTTAATATCCAGAGAGTCCAGGGAGAAACATtataaagtcatagagaagtttcttaagcccaaaaatgatagatagatagatagatagatggatagatagtactttattgattccttcaggagagttccttcaggaaaattaaaattccagcagcagtgtacagagttgagatcaatttaaaaaaaagtaaaaagtaaataatgggggtttaaaaggaaacaaaatagagaaatattacaaaaagaataaaaacaatgggaatagcaatataacagtaaaataagaatataacaagacaaagtaggcagtagtgaccatgttatgaaaacgtattgcactgttaatgttttgcatcccctgtcatcctaataccccccgtcccagagaggagttgtacagtctaatggcgtgtgggacaaaggagttcttgagtctattagtcctgcacttgggatgaagcagtctagcactgatgACTAAAGTcttgaaactatattttcatttgcactttaatcttATTGAACGTTGAGTTAAGAaaaatattcattattaatttagtttttttattttagcacaacataatttaatttaaatctGTTTTTTGTCTGAGCTCTGTTGTTAGTCCTT
Above is a genomic segment from Nerophis ophidion isolate RoL-2023_Sa linkage group LG02, RoL_Noph_v1.0, whole genome shotgun sequence containing:
- the LOC133539531 gene encoding uncharacterized protein LOC133539531 — encoded protein: MVTHPEEAVMELGRTEGRETSTGQQPMDTDCEQETAYLVEADANVVTVNNSYLDSSLNSILVATQGEPMEERIVEEVMVKNLLPSKTKSQRRSLIWRHFKRLESLDTCQCLICNKKIKCSGEGSTSNLHRHISKLHPHVNLLSGEVLNQPASFHTKSDHRRKTCPAKVTKDVAVSDVLQVSQATAGERCLFRRELELIEALRRTQREEAQALAHQRELVGKLRAVSAREVAFEKEQIESLRRAQQVEAQHLSKLREELETEKAALQRK